One window of Marinomonas primoryensis genomic DNA carries:
- a CDS encoding ABC transporter permease, whose product MKSETIMRFGVRFYIGVFFLYLFTPLIIMGLATFNDSRFPTVSPWKGATLKWFAALAEDGAMWQALWTSVIVAAGVLVVAVPIGICCALFLSTFQGRGKTFLYSLMMSPLLTPGVIVGISTLIFWKGLSVSGGVFLTVVAQTTFIAAYVMLMVLARLQRFDRTLENAALSLGATQWQAFRRILLPYLKPAIISAAAIAFLQSFENYNTTLFVKGYDTTLTVYIASKVRTGLTPAVNALGLVMISITILLAIVYEVKRRREARLNS is encoded by the coding sequence ATGAAGTCTGAAACCATTATGCGATTTGGGGTGCGTTTTTATATTGGTGTATTTTTTCTATACCTATTTACGCCGCTTATTATCATGGGGCTGGCAACATTCAATGACAGTCGATTTCCTACTGTATCGCCATGGAAGGGAGCGACACTAAAGTGGTTTGCCGCCTTAGCAGAAGATGGTGCAATGTGGCAGGCTTTATGGACGAGCGTAATTGTGGCCGCCGGCGTCTTAGTCGTTGCGGTTCCTATTGGTATTTGCTGCGCTCTTTTCCTTTCTACTTTTCAAGGAAGAGGGAAGACCTTTTTGTATTCGTTAATGATGTCCCCATTATTAACGCCTGGTGTGATTGTCGGGATTTCAACGCTTATCTTTTGGAAAGGGCTGTCAGTTAGTGGTGGTGTGTTTTTAACCGTCGTTGCACAGACGACTTTTATAGCTGCGTATGTAATGTTGATGGTGTTGGCGCGATTGCAGAGGTTTGATCGCACACTTGAGAATGCAGCGTTGAGTTTGGGTGCGACACAGTGGCAAGCGTTTCGACGTATTTTACTGCCTTATTTAAAACCGGCGATCATTTCGGCAGCGGCCATTGCATTTCTTCAGTCGTTTGAAAACTACAATACGACTTTGTTTGTGAAAGGTTATGACACCACGTTAACCGTATACATTGCTTCCAAAGTGAGAACGGGTTTAACACCAGCGGTAAATGCACTCGGGCTAGTGATGATTTCTATTACTATCTTGTTGGCTATTGTTTATGAAGTGAAGCGACGTCGCGAGGCAAGATTGAATTCCTAA